The DNA segment GGCAAATTGATAGTTATGAGGAGATAAGTCATGCCAGCTGAATCTGCGGTTGGATCACTCGAAACAAAAGGTTTCCCCGGCATACTTGCTGCAGCTGATGCTATGGTCAAAGCAGGAAGAGTGACATTGGTAGGTTATATTCGTGTGGGGAGCGCGCGCTTCACGGTAAATATTCGCGGAGATGTCTCTGAAGTGAAGGCCGCTATGAACGCAGGAATTGAAGCAGTTAGTAAAACCGAAGGCGCTGCTTTAGAATCATGGGTAATTATCGCACGTCCTCATGAAAATGTCGTTGCTGTCCTTCCCATCGACTATAGTGAAAGTGTACAAATTTTCCGCGATGCTGTAGAAGGAGGACTTCTCCCTAGAGTGTCTCGCTAGACCAATTATCTTAACGGCTGGTTCCTCTTGACAATTCCTCAGCAATGCGCACATCGCCCCCGAGCTTTGGTTCGGACAAGGCGATCGCACTTTT comes from the Gloeocapsa sp. PCC 73106 genome and includes:
- a CDS encoding carbon dioxide-concentrating mechanism protein CcmK: MPAESAVGSLETKGFPGILAAADAMVKAGRVTLVGYIRVGSARFTVNIRGDVSEVKAAMNAGIEAVSKTEGAALESWVIIARPHENVVAVLPIDYSESVQIFRDAVEGGLLPRVSR